One part of the Armatimonadota bacterium genome encodes these proteins:
- a CDS encoding helix-turn-helix transcriptional regulator — translation MPAESLAQVFGQVVRDWRVERGYSQEEFAYRCGIHRTYMTHVERGSKNPTLAVVAKIARGLGVELSTIWIEVERRGGIVSKVTDPPIPR, via the coding sequence ATGCCAGCGGAGAGCCTCGCCCAAGTTTTCGGACAAGTGGTCAGAGACTGGCGAGTCGAGCGAGGCTATTCTCAGGAGGAGTTCGCCTATCGATGCGGAATCCACAGAACGTACATGACTCATGTGGAGCGCGGATCGAAGAACCCAACTTTGGCCGTCGTGGCGAAAATCGCGCGCGGACTCGGAGTCGAGTTGAGCACGATCTGGATCGAAGTGGAACGACGAGGCGGGATAGTTTCCAAGGTTACAGACCCTCCAATTCCTCGTTGA
- a CDS encoding DUF1738 domain-containing protein, with amino-acid sequence MKAYQHITDRIIRAIETEGLLPWRKPWRAESPRNLRGNNYRGINRLVLSIQPYADPRWVTFKQVSELGGHVRRGEHGTPIMFWNEVEEERGSETQKRMVARYYYVFNVQQTEGLNLEPLTEGLDESACSSVASLAEIMCPSVDVHRKGTAAYYSPPEDVVVMPRAELFDSAEAYEQTLAHELVHATGHSSRLARKEVCDPIQFGSDPYAREELVAELGAAFLTADLGIHSDVEQSASYVAGWLKALKNDKSLIIKAASSAQAAVDFILAPMAGSVA; translated from the coding sequence GTGAAAGCGTATCAGCACATCACCGACCGCATCATTCGCGCCATCGAGACCGAGGGTCTTCTCCCTTGGCGAAAGCCATGGCGCGCCGAATCCCCCCGAAACCTTCGGGGCAACAACTATCGTGGCATCAACCGACTTGTCCTGTCGATTCAGCCCTATGCCGATCCTCGCTGGGTGACGTTCAAACAAGTGTCCGAGTTGGGAGGGCATGTGCGACGAGGCGAGCACGGCACCCCAATCATGTTCTGGAACGAAGTCGAGGAAGAGCGCGGCAGCGAAACGCAGAAGCGAATGGTGGCCCGCTATTACTATGTCTTCAACGTCCAGCAAACAGAGGGCTTGAACCTAGAACCGCTTACAGAGGGGCTTGACGAGTCCGCATGCTCGTCGGTCGCGTCCCTCGCTGAGATCATGTGCCCAAGTGTGGACGTCCATCGGAAAGGAACTGCCGCCTACTACTCTCCACCTGAGGACGTGGTCGTAATGCCTCGTGCTGAACTATTCGATTCTGCCGAAGCCTACGAGCAGACCCTTGCTCACGAATTGGTTCACGCCACGGGGCACTCCAGTCGGCTCGCTCGAAAGGAGGTATGCGATCCGATTCAGTTCGGATCAGACCCTTATGCCCGTGAAGAGTTGGTGGCCGAATTGGGAGCCGCATTCCTTACTGCCGACCTAGGAATCCACAGCGACGTCGAACAGAGCGCCTCGTATGTCGCTGGTTGGCTCAAGGCACTTAAGAATGACAAGTCGCTCATTATCAAGGCCGCCAGCTCCGCTCAAGCTGCCGTGGACTTCATCCTCGCCCCCATGGCTGGGTCGGTGGCCTGA
- a CDS encoding type IV toxin-antitoxin system AbiEi family antitoxin domain-containing protein: protein MEHERNTEALVKFVTERGVARTRDIVDAGFPRVMLTRLVRNGELQRLGRGLYATADHPLTEWHDLAEVAKAIPSAVVSLISALAFHEIGTQVPHEIWIALPDGARKPTYHHKLRVTRLSEPYLSAGVEVHQIEGVPVRVFGAAKTVADCFRMRSKVGYDVAVEALREGWRLRKFTLDELAHFGKLNRVDRIMRPYIEAITA from the coding sequence ATGGAACACGAGAGGAATACCGAGGCGCTGGTGAAGTTCGTGACAGAGCGTGGAGTAGCCCGAACTCGGGACATCGTCGATGCAGGCTTTCCGAGAGTGATGCTAACTCGACTTGTCAGAAATGGAGAGCTTCAGCGTCTTGGACGAGGGCTGTACGCGACTGCGGATCACCCCCTGACCGAGTGGCATGATCTCGCCGAGGTTGCTAAGGCCATCCCATCAGCAGTAGTGTCTCTGATCTCAGCGCTTGCGTTCCACGAAATCGGCACACAGGTTCCGCATGAGATTTGGATAGCCCTGCCAGACGGGGCAAGGAAACCAACGTATCACCACAAGCTCCGCGTTACGCGACTCTCGGAACCTTACCTGTCTGCTGGAGTAGAAGTGCATCAAATCGAAGGCGTCCCAGTTCGGGTCTTCGGCGCGGCCAAGACCGTCGCTGACTGCTTTCGCATGCGGTCCAAGGTGGGATACGATGTGGCCGTCGAGGCCCTAAGAGAAGGCTGGCGGCTTCGAAAGTTCACGCTCGACGAACTAGCCCACTTCGGAAAGCTCAACCGAGTTGATCGGATCATGCGTCCCTACATTGAAGCGATTACCGCATGA
- a CDS encoding nucleotidyl transferase AbiEii/AbiGii toxin family protein: MKPAPSNVSASILSRLKNEAAKNSEPFNPLLARYVGFRLLYRLSISPYRDQFLIKGATMFLFWTGSAHRPTRDLDLLSLTNSDLDELRDLFVSICEIECAEDGVVFDSDSVTSELIREEQAYGGSRIKLVGYLGTARIPLQIDVGLGDAVTPGPVEIIIPGIVSAVPEARIRGYPVETAIAEKFHAMVVLGLNNSRMKDYFDVAMLAYSMFIDADTLRRAVEATFRRRKTELPVEVPICFKKEFANDPQVSTRWRAFVRKNDITTPFDDLEFVQSKLRGLLLPTIDH, encoded by the coding sequence ATGAAACCAGCTCCGTCAAACGTCTCTGCCTCAATCCTTTCACGACTCAAGAACGAGGCCGCGAAGAACTCCGAGCCGTTCAACCCACTGCTCGCGAGATATGTCGGGTTTCGGCTGCTTTACAGACTGTCGATCTCACCGTATCGCGATCAGTTTCTTATCAAGGGCGCAACGATGTTCCTGTTCTGGACAGGCTCTGCGCATCGTCCCACACGCGATCTCGACCTCCTGTCCCTCACGAATTCTGACCTTGACGAGCTTCGAGACCTCTTTGTCAGTATCTGCGAAATTGAGTGTGCTGAGGACGGAGTCGTCTTTGATTCAGATTCGGTTACTTCCGAGTTGATTCGCGAAGAGCAGGCATACGGAGGGTCGAGAATCAAGTTGGTTGGCTACCTGGGAACCGCCCGCATTCCGCTTCAAATTGACGTTGGCCTTGGCGACGCTGTGACTCCTGGTCCAGTCGAGATTATCATCCCAGGAATTGTCTCTGCGGTGCCTGAGGCAAGGATTCGCGGCTACCCCGTCGAGACAGCCATTGCGGAGAAGTTCCACGCGATGGTGGTGCTTGGATTGAACAACAGCCGCATGAAGGACTACTTCGACGTAGCCATGCTGGCTTACTCCATGTTCATTGACGCAGACACTCTACGAAGGGCTGTCGAGGCAACATTTCGCCGCCGCAAGACCGAACTTCCCGTCGAGGTGCCGATCTGCTTCAAGAAAGAGTTCGCAAACGATCCTCAAGTGAGCACTCGATGGCGCGCGTTCGTCCGCAAGAACGACATCACCACCCCATTCGACGATCTTGAATTCGTTCAATCAAAGCTTCGTGGATTGCTGCTGCCAACCATTGACCATTGA